From Aegilops tauschii subsp. strangulata cultivar AL8/78 chromosome 5, Aet v6.0, whole genome shotgun sequence:
TAAAACTAATCAAAATATAAGCAGATCAGAAAGCAATGAACTAGTAAATGGAAGTGTGGAACTAAAAATGTTAAAATATTAAATATGAAAAAGAAATGCATGTGAATAGATTAAATATCGTCAATAACAAGttgaattattattttttgtcCACTAGGAGCATAAAAGCATTCCAACTGTAAACTTTTTGAGCTAATTCCAGATATTCTGTATGGAAATGAGAACAGGCAAAGCAGCACACTCGTAAGAATAAGAACAGTGTGGAGAACCAGATACTGATATATATGCCACTTCCGCTGATGTGATGATAATGGTGAACAACAGATTCTACTGGCACCCACCTTCCTACCATCCAGCATTCGCAAATTTGATAGCTGTCTGTTCCTATCAAAATCTGCAATCGAACCATCACCAGCTTGTAAGAATGGTGCATCTGATGGAAGAACTCTCTGAACTGACAAAGGTAAAGGAAAGGAAGCGCAAAACCCCCTTTGCCAATACTGCCATATACTGCTAGCCAGCACCGACTGCATTAAGTTCAGATCGGCTCTAATAAGATTTGAACCAACACGATATGTTGGCACTGGCAGAATATGCTGAAACAGATCATAAGGACTCCGACCTACATATATTAGTTCCAGGTATCAATGACAAACCTTCACCAAGCACAATGCATATGGAAGGCAAACAGATATACattaaaattaattaattaacaggATATACTGGTTGCACATAAAACAACCTGAAACAGAGGACATGGCATGTTTTGTGTCATTTGACTTTCTCCAAGCATGATTCTCAATATGCTGCCATTGACACTCTTCGTCATTGCACTTTCCTCGGAGCTCAAACATGCAGAAGGGCCAGAAGGGATCAATCCCACTGTGCACCATGTCCTTATCCTTTGTAGCTGTTGAGACCATCTTCAAATTCTCTTCAACACGGTCTTGTATCATATACTGATCACTTACCGTTGCATCAGATGCTACATTGCTAGTTATAGAATCATTTATACAGAAGCCATGGACTACCCACTTGATGTGTTTAGCAGCATTTAGTGGCGCTGAAGAAGGAAAAATGAGAGAATTCACGCTTGATGGCGCGCATAATTCTCCAAGAGAGGAAATATTGTCCTCAGGATCACAGTTGCCCATGGAAAGAGCATTACTAGAATTAGATAGTCCAGACATCTTTTCAACACAATCAGCGCCATCATTTGCAAGTTCCGCTGTGCCTACACAATAAAGTACCAAACATGAATTCAACAATCATTCATGAATACATGCAGTCCAGAGAAAGGCATGACATCTTTAGTGGGTGTACAAGAACATGTCCGGCGGTTAGTTCTTTCAATTCTCATGCATAAATGCTGCGCCAAAAGATCAAATCTTACTCAACAACACAACAAAGAAAATGGCAAAATCCTTTAGAGCTCATTCTTATTAAGAGTACTAAAGCATATTTATACCATGTGGGTACTTTAATAACCTGATTGCCTGACCATTATCTAGTTGATCGATTAACTTAACAACAAATGTCCGCAAGGTATATCTAGCAATTGACAACCTTTCACCGCATATGCAGGTCATCATTAAATGGAGAGCATATGGCAACCATAGATTATACGAATACAAATGACTTGGGTAAGTTACGAAATGTGAACCTTCAGGATTTGTCATAATCTCATCAGCATCCTGTAACTGAAGTTCAACATTTGCAGGTTGTTTGCCTTGTTCCGTTACTTCTGCATGTTCTTCAGTGACTTCTCCAGAGTTATTCAGATGTGGATTCCTTGCAAATTTTTGCACCAATCTGGACCTCAAAGAAGCTTCTAAAAGTTCATAGTCCTGACCGTTATCACCAGAAGGCTCTCTGTTTTCCTCCAGATATGCATGTATAGTTTCCTCATTCTCCAGATTTGAAGTGCATTCTGATCTAGCCCGCTTAGAAGAGAACAGGAGATCCTCTTCCCTGTAATGTGAAGGTTCACTATTATCATGGACAGTACTCGCAAATTTCGGATCAGCAATGCCAGCAGCAAGCTCATCACAATGGCGTGAGCGTGCCTCGTGCTTATCCACAGGCTGTTGAGGAGGTTCATCTTGGTATGGACTGCTAGACCTACCACCACGGATCTCGGGCATCTGAAGATCTGCATGGAACTGAGAGTTGAGTAGTGACGGCATTACAAAGCCACGTCCAGCATTCTGAATATTTGAACACTGCGCCAAAGAAGAATTCTCTGCAATCAAACCATGGACTTGTGCAGAGCAAACTTCTCTTTTTCCACGAAGAATGGCACATCTTTCATTGGCCTCAATTAAAGCTTTTTGTGCTTTGCGATATGCTCTGAGAGCTTCTCTTTCTTCAACTTCACATTTTCGCCTATGCTCCTGAGCAACCTCCAACTCCCTGTCTTGGAGTTCCTCCATCTCAAGCAGAGAGAGCAATGTTGTGTTCTGGCCTCTTGTACCCACCTGGCCACTCCGGTTTAAGAGATCAGCATTCTGACAAAATAAGAAGCCCACATTGACAAGTTACTCTTCTGTTTGGTTGCCATATATAGATTACAGTTTTCATCATAGGCATTATTATTAAACGAAAATAAACTTAAAGGCATTTCCAGACAATTGCGGAACAAATTATAGCAGCTGAAACTGCAATGCATCGAATTTCAGTGACCGAAGCTTCTAGAGAAATTCAGAGAAAGTATTTTGATTTATATCTGCACCTTGCAGACATCAGGTTTAAGCAAGGGCGGCAGAAAAACATTAGCTAACCCTTTTTACAAAGCATTTACCAAAGTTCATCAATTGACTAGATGTATGCCCAACAAAGCAATGAAAAACAACCAGTATTCATGAAGAGCGACAAGTGAGCAAaaaaatgtactccctccgtcccaaaataagtgactcaactttgtactagctttagtacaaagttagtacaaacttgagtcttattttgggacggagggagtaccatacAGATTAGCATTTTCCTCACTGAGATACAAATATAGTCAAATTTTCTTATGAACGAAACCTTAATAAAAAGGATATAAATATCACCTAAAACTTAAGCTATCGCTACTAGGTTAAGGAAAAAGGTGTCAACCAGCAAACTACAACGGGTTCCAAACTTCGCGGCAAGCAAAAGAATTAAGCTGGTGAGGGATCGGGGTTCCCTTGATTATTCGGAAGTGTAGTCTCAGTGTCAATGTATCTATTCTCATGTATCACATTATACAATGGTAGTATTTTGAAAATAGAGGAATCGTTAACtccagctttcccactttctaaTGGAGGGCATGTGAAATACCTGATCACTGACTTTGGAACTAGTAGTAAATGGAACCAAACTCTTTTAGTACATTCGGAAGTACAACATAAACGAAATAGTAATCGAATAATTAGTAAGAAGATGGTAATACTGAACCAACCTCCATTCCAGGCTGCAAGTGTAGCCTTTCATTTGACACAGTTGAAGTACCAACAGGCTTTACTTGTTGCCAATCCTGGTTAGAAAAAATATGGTCCTTGACATGAATAGATGACCTGTCTACATTGGCCCCTGCTGGTACAGAAGTAACGGGAACCAAAGCACTGGTATCTTCAGCCATAGGTTGCTCGCTAGTAAATGGTGGCCCTGCAAGCTTGCTATGACATTCAACCATGGCATGGTTGCCACCATCTTGTAGAACCATGTGGTGACTTTTTGATGACAGAAGGTTCATAGCGGTACCACCAATATGCATTTGATCTGAGGATTCTGTTGTGATGGCATGTTCTGTCTCATTACCTTTACAGTTTATGGTGATTCCATTTTCAATGTGATCCCTTCTTTCAGAAGATTGTACATTATCATTTCCCAATGAACTTCCAGGTGTTACCAGTGTTACCAAATCACCTCCTACTTGGTTATCGAAGCACTGCTGATTGGGCTTCAGCCTTTTAACTGGTCTGCCATCATGTCCAAATGGACCATCAAGGTGAGCATGCCGACCACTGTTGGAAGCTTCAAAGCCTATCTTCTCCAAAGGTGGCCTTGTCTGATCAGTGGAGCAGTCAGCTTCCTTCACAAAACCAGGTGATATCGGTCTTTTCTGAACTTTCAACTCATTTTCTCTAGCAGCAATTTTGTGGCGCAAACTTTCCAACTTATCATCTGCTGACTTTACTCCCATACCAGTTCCATCCTTCTGGGAGGACTTCAGAGGTGTAACTTGACGAATAGGTGGCTCTCTTCTAGAAAAGGTAGCACCTGAGCCCCTACCTGCCGCCGAGTTTCTGAGTGTGTGTGGATTAGCAGACCATTTAGTGGATCCTATGTTTGCAGCACGGATCTTTTGTTGGGGTGCTTCCTCTCTCATAAGTCTAGTTTGCATACTCATCCCAGGTTTATGTGTAACTTGTGTGTTGGCTTTGCTACCTTTACCTCCAACTTGCTTTGACATTCCAGAGTCGGTCTCAATATCATCATCAGAGAAACTTATGACCAAGTTATCACTTGGCACAGGTTTCAACCAAGCAAGATTACGACTGGTGCCAAGTTTGAATTGCCCTTGATTCACCCTCAAGGTCTTCTTATAACTTGGAGCAACTGTTTTCTGAGGAAGAATATTTGAGAGACTCAAACTACTACCTCCTGGTAAATCAAGGCAAACAGTGGGATAAGTTTAAGAAAGCATCCTTTCAGCAAAGGAAATCACAGGACAATTGAAGAACGCAACAAAGGAACTAGATGAGCCATACAAAGAAGAGCAAATAGCTGCAATAGATCTTACCTTTACCAGGGAAAGTTGCCGACGTCACTTGAGCAGCAGCCTGCACATATTTCCCAGCATTGGATAGAGCTAACAGCTGAGATTGCAGAGCCTGCTCACAGCATTTGAACAAATAAGCTAAGCTATAAATGTCTGCCGCAAAGCTCCATGAGAAGGTGATAAATGCGCAAGCAGTAGAAAGTATGTTACATAGAAAAGGCAATTAATATGCAAATACGTACATAGGTAGACCCGAGAAACTCATAAGACCCAAAGCATCGTCAATTTATAGTACCATCCGGCCCAAATCTAACTCAACCAGTTGGCAATAGCGACAGAGCATGCAACTCACACAGATTATTGCTCTTATACAGCTTCAATTATAGCAATATCCTGCCCAAGTATAACTTGCCCAGTTGGCAATAGCGACAGAACACACAACTCACACCGGTTATTGCTCTTACAGCTTCAATTATGTACCGGAACTTGCTAAACCGTAACGGCAGAGGCGGCGTTGTCGCTAGCGATGTGATGCATAACTGGTACTAATCATTTGTACGAACAGCTTCAATTAAATAGGTAGATCTTAGGACGGCTACAACCATAACCCCAAAGACGCATCACATCATGCTAGCGTCAATAATCATTAATCATTTGTACGTACAGCTTCACTCAAGTAGCAGTTGAACTTAGGACAGCTCCAACCATAACCGCCAGAGGCGTACCAAATCATGCTCGTGTCAAAACCCTACCCTTGTTCCAACAGCCAAGTGATGAGGTCGTGAGCAGCATCTATCTCACCCCCAAAGCCCTACTGCTAGATCGCAGCTGCCTTGATTAACACGACTGCACGCAGCAGTCCGCGCATCCATCAATACAGACCGATCGTGCAGAAGAGAACATCTTGGCTACTCAATCCACAAGTCAAACCCTACGGAAGGTTAGTCAAAGGCGAGCTACTAGGGCGCAGCTGCTGCTGATAGTGCTACGACTACTTCCCCGCGACTCCACCGAGCGCCGCGAGCAGCTAGATCCGGGAGAGGGAGGAAGACGGGCAGCGACGGGGACGCGGATCTCACCTCGTCGTCGGAGGGGCCGGAGGAGACCTCGCCCTCCTCGCGCACCCTGGCCGCGACCCTCGCGACGGCGGCCGCCGGCgctgggggagggggcggggagggcGACGCGGAGCTAGGGttcggcgcggcggcggggcgcgggccCGACATCGGAGGGGGCGGAGGGGCTTAGCGGGTGCGGGTTTTGGGAGGCGGTTTCCGCCGTCCTCGCCTCGTCTTTGTAGGGAGCCAGTCgaacgggagagagagagagagagagagagagagatagagagctGGGGTGGAGGCGGAGAGACTGCGCGGTGGGCCCCCGTTGGCGAGGGCGGGACAGCGAGACGAGGAATCTGCCAACGTGGAGAGCGTTTTGCATTTTGGCTCTTTGCTTGGCTGTGAAGGCCGTCTGATTTGACACGGAACCTTCGCCCCCGCCTCTCTCGTGTACAGCCTTCTGGAGAGACTGGAAGGGTTCATGACCGTCGGATTTCTGGATGTGCGGCCTGATTTGATCGTCACGATCAAATCAATCATCTCTAGCGACATTTGGAGCTTGTTGCGTTTGATCATCACGGCAAGTAATGATCAAAACATGGTAATGACAAAACTGGTTATAACCCATGTCATTGGAACCACAAATAGAAAGAACGAAATGACAAGTCTAGACAAAGATTTTGCTTGCACGTGATTTAGTCCAGATTGGTAAAGAAATGCATTGCAAGTGAGGGAAGTGGCCATATATGCCATGCCACCAAAAATAGAAAGGACCACATGGCCAAAAAACTGGTATTGAAAATTCAAGAAATTGTCAATGAAGAATACAAATTTTCAGTCACATACAGAACAGAGAACGAAAAATACAATTTTTAGTCGCAGACAGAACACATTCTATGAGCAATGAaatatttatttattatttttgcGGGGGAGCAATGAAATATTTGGTAAGGATTTTAGGGCAACAAGCTACAAATGGCACTCATGGATGATAAATTTTGCAAACGCTCCAATGTGGAAAGAAATGAATATAATATGGATGGATGCTTTAATGATGAAGTGATGATTCAGCTATAAACTTGCACTAGATCAGGTTCTCGAGCCAACCACCTCAAAATATATAGGACAGGTGTCCGCATCACAAATTCTAGAGTTACAGCATAAACAAGTTATGACCAAGAAAAAGCTTTCCCCCTCTTAGACATGACTGACAAGAATAACGGGATGGATCCTCCTCTTGGGCAAAAGGTTACATGACAAGAAAGGAACAGAATTTGTTCATATCTTCAACTTCAAGTCTGCGTCTGAAGGCAGCGCCCTTCCACGGTGGTTGAAGATCATGAAATCCAGGTTTGCTGGGAGCGATACGATCCTGTGGCAATAGGTGGATTAGAGACAGGAAATGGGTAGCAGGGGTTCCTCCCTAGGCAGTGTATAATTAAAACAGAAGGAAAGCTGCTATGTAGGCTCAACCGTTCATGATGATAACACAATATGAGTGCAACAGTGACCATGGAGTTTTCACAAAGCATTAAATAGGAAAGCCATATCAGGAAAATTCAAAGGAAATATTTTTATTTCCTGACAAACCATCCACATAATTGGGAGGTAAGGTGACTTTCAGGCATACTATGGCAAATTCAGCAACATGTGGTAGGCTCAACAGTTCACTGATAACATAATATGAGTGCAACGGTGACCATTAAGTCTTCACAAAGCATTAAATAGGAAAGCCATATCAGGAAAATTCAAAGGAAATGTTTTTATTTCCTGACAAATCATCCATAATTCGGAGGTAAGGTGATTTCGGGCATACTATGGCAAATTCAGCAACATGTGGTAGACTCAACAGTTCATTGGTAACATAATATGAGTGCAACGGTGACCATGGAGTCTTCACAAAGCATTAAATAGGAAAGCCATGTCAGGAAAATTCAAAGGAGATAGTTCTGTTTCCTGACAAACCATCCACATAATTGAAGGGAGGTAAGGTGACTTTCAGGCATACTATGGCAAATTCAGCAACATGTGACACCAAAAGCCCATCACAATGCCACAAAGGAAGAGAGAGAATGTGCCAGATAAATGAACTATCAGGGATTATTTGCCGCTTGAAACATGCCTAAATAACACCATAAATATTTCAGGCGTCGAGAAACATCAACAGAAAATAGGTTTAAAAACAGTTCCGTAGTTTTTCTATTCCTTATTAGATTATATCTTCGACCTAGTACCACACTCAAATATGAAAAAATAACACTCTTATGCTCTATCCAAGCGAATGTAGGGTACTCATTTTCAAAGATCCGACATAGCTCGGAAACGAGACTGCTCTCTTCAATTCAAGCTAACAAGTGTCGTCACTGCATCGAATTCATATGTGCTTACACAGTCGAGAATCAAGAGTCTATGCATCATACAATCCCATGTCTGACTTGTGAATAACATTTATGTTTGCATGAATATTTGCAGTTTCAGATATTAAGAATCTTGCAGCCTTTGTTAGTATTTCTACTGCACACTAATGCATAGATGTGAACATGGTGTACTGTTGTGTGCGTGTAATTGTGCATCTCCTTTCAAGTATTCCATCTCTCTTTCAGCCGTGCTATATGCTCGTATGACAAAAGCATgttattggggatgtttaaaataCACATGATCTTGTAACAGGTTGCCCTGGAAGGACATAACAGTTAACTCCATGACATTTTACAAGGAAAACAACTCATCATGCAAAGCTGTAAAGGCACATGGCCACATTTCCTGTAAATCCATTTCTTAAGTTCCTGTTCCATAATTTGTCAATCGCGAACTATAGAAGGAAACTACAGCTGAATTTCTAAGCTTACTTAACCTCCATGTCCAATATATGACTGTATGTCACGATCCCAGATAAAAACTCAAGGTTAGTTAACAGGGAGCTCCAAGTAGTGAAATAGGCTTACCTATTCTCCTCAGAATGGGGGAGCACCGAAAGGAACTTCGCTGGAACAGAGACACCTGCCCACATGCATAAGGCAAGCCCCAGGAGCAGCTGCATCATCACCTGCACAACAGAAAGCACAGGTTATGCAACGTAAACAACAGGCTTAAGCAGAGGTATAAGCTTCCGCAATTTTCTGAGGATAACATGCCCGAATTATTAGTGCTAATAAATGGCCTTTTTACATAGAATTATACTAAATCAGAAGCAGCCACCACAGAAAAAATTATCTATTGGGCATTTTGTTGCTACTGTACAAATCATGGTTACACCTACATAATTACGAGCCCAACATATTGCGCGAAACTACGACTCCCAAGCTAGTCAAATATAGTACTTTAGAAAGCAAGACTACGCAGCAGAATACGAGTGTAACATCGCAAGATAAAGGGTTTCCAGAGGGAGGGGGTGCACGTACATCCACTGGCGGCCCCGAGAACTCCTCTTCCGTGATCTTCAGCACCGCACGATCTGCAGCAACAACACACGGACACGCAAATCAGATCCTGTAACCTAGCGAGCAACACTAACAGCAACCTCCATCTTCTAATTCGAGCTCTGTCATGATTCTGAAAAGCTCAGCTGTCCCAAATCTAAACGGGATCAGCACACACGTCAATTCAAGTCGCGACCTAGATCTAAATAAACCCTAGCAGTATAACCAACGACGGGGCAGCTCGAGAACCAGGCTCCGTCGGCCGAGGATCTGAGCGCACGGCGCCCGGAAGCGGAAACCCTCTCCGGAGTTTTACACCACCCGCCAGTCACAAAATCGAAAATCACGCGTGAGGAGTAGGAGCGCGGTGTTACATTGGATGGTGGCGTAGGCGGCGTGGGCGAGGAGGGCGCCGCCGAGGATGCCGATGACGTAGCCGATCCCCATGGCGAGGCGAGGCAAGGCCAGGCGAGCTGCTTCTCCAGCCGCCCTCTCCTTTGCGCTTCCGCTGAGACTGCTGCTTCCCCGATCTCGATTCTCGAATCCGGCTGCTCGATCCGGTGCGGTGCT
This genomic window contains:
- the LOC109752533 gene encoding membrane magnesium transporter gives rise to the protein MGIGYVIGILGGALLAHAAYATIQYRAVLKITEEEFSGPPVDVMMQLLLGLALCMWAGVSVPAKFLSVLPHSEENRIVSLPANLDFMIFNHRGRALPSDADLKLKI
- the LOC109752527 gene encoding uncharacterized protein, coding for MSGPRPAAAPNPSSASPSPPPPPAPAAAVARVAARVREEGEVSSGPSDDEALQSQLLALSNAGKYVQAAAQVTSATFPGKGGSSLSLSNILPQKTVAPSYKKTLRVNQGQFKLGTSRNLAWLKPVPSDNLVISFSDDDIETDSGMSKQVGGKGSKANTQVTHKPGMSMQTRLMREEAPQQKIRAANIGSTKWSANPHTLRNSAAGRGSGATFSRREPPIRQVTPLKSSQKDGTGMGVKSADDKLESLRHKIAARENELKVQKRPISPGFVKEADCSTDQTRPPLEKIGFEASNSGRHAHLDGPFGHDGRPVKRLKPNQQCFDNQVGGDLVTLVTPGSSLGNDNVQSSERRDHIENGITINCKGNETEHAITTESSDQMHIGGTAMNLLSSKSHHMVLQDGGNHAMVECHSKLAGPPFTSEQPMAEDTSALVPVTSVPAGANVDRSSIHVKDHIFSNQDWQQVKPVGTSTVSNERLHLQPGMENADLLNRSGQVGTRGQNTTLLSLLEMEELQDRELEVAQEHRRKCEVEEREALRAYRKAQKALIEANERCAILRGKREVCSAQVHGLIAENSSLAQCSNIQNAGRGFVMPSLLNSQFHADLQMPEIRGGRSSSPYQDEPPQQPVDKHEARSRHCDELAAGIADPKFASTVHDNSEPSHYREEDLLFSSKRARSECTSNLENEETIHAYLEENREPSGDNGQDYELLEASLRSRLVQKFARNPHLNNSGEVTEEHAEVTEQGKQPANVELQLQDADEIMTNPEGTAELANDGADCVEKMSGLSNSSNALSMGNCDPEDNISSLGELCAPSSVNSLIFPSSAPLNAAKHIKWVVHGFCINDSITSNVASDATVSDQYMIQDRVEENLKMVSTATKDKDMVHSGIDPFWPFCMFELRGKCNDEECQWQHIENHAWRKSNDTKHAMSSVSGRSPYDLFQHILPVPTYRVGSNLIRADLNLMQSVLASSIWQYWQRGFCASFPLPLSVQRVLPSDAPFLQAGDGSIADFDRNRQLSNLRMLDGRKNKIVQGSVDVELFLEAALGLYCGKVNKPDRLKALLLLARSIEADPSRVILWVFYLHIYYQKDEGLGKDDMFSHAVQHNVYSYELWLMYINSRLRFDDRLDAYNDALSMLCQMPADTDNELKDRSAFILDIFLQMIYFLCMSGNVDKAISRIYGILPAATADCSGEKLLSDAISCLTVSDRCIFWISCLYISIYRKLPEEICDQLEFPKDIPRMLVWHPIELRVDNRRQVTELLKHVADKMSLDINETVKNGDPSYLKLSQFLAVNHISCLAALEGLQSSVDMLMKYMKEYPMCPNILLFAARICQKYGTCPGLKGFDELLMDWPKEVQGVQCLWNQYAEHALADNIELAEKILARWFEEYGKNGNLHSSAAVCMAEVGNEVSEQPQEVCSGPSASEDQVYWLLNLSLYRMLENNLQEAQVAVNKALKLARGESYEHCLREHAAINMLERPSCTDTQARATLNLMSGYLADLRNLPVKELLSRRFIQNVKKHKLRQLIDDTIGPASADSSVINSTLEVCYGQSLLPEKIGGVKYLVDFVESVMEVLPANYRLALAVGTFVVKHYTGSDPTSMSTRFWASSVLINAIFRAVPVAPESVWIEGANLLEKLQAAETVKRFHQQATSVYPFSFKLWHAYLTACKASGSNTDSITEAARQRGIELNVMPP